The Malus domestica chromosome 06, GDT2T_hap1 genome has a segment encoding these proteins:
- the LOC139197257 gene encoding uncharacterized protein: protein MSPTEWWIMYGTDAPTVRKLAIKVLSQTASSSACERNWSTFALIHTKQRNRLAHSRLEKLVYCYYNMKLQSRDKEAEIDHVDRGDPLDVFDIVAEDDDTKGNQLYQWIRPLHLDDDEGNPALRVAEEARNEGINVERVLAEEVGSSSADSLEELLRPRPRNTGIPPSSNPTQPQHRADTNDSSSTRSREDSLTTGGGNDEGYSGAGCSGGGYGNYVEPPFRFMSPFTGEANFTYATQDEDHGSMRAGPGIGAIRKDYTCRERGKGILSSQEDDSLSITLDFVGLGSSNYGYTHNQPFPYPSYPIPVGMESSDSWKQSETQSSNDFAYGQGQPISDPYGWYVNNYMQNYFGDLSFDNYSSQYTHSTHRDDEDSEKFEPHRNSMWY, encoded by the exons atgtctccta ctgaatggtggatcatgtatgggacagatgcaccaactgtgagaaagttagcaatcaaagtattatcacaaacagcttcctcatctgcttgtgaaagaaattggagcacatttgcactcatacacacaaagcaaagaaataggttggctcatagtaggttggaaaaattagtttattgctactacaacatgaagcttcaaagtcgagataaggaagcagaaatagatcatgtcgaccgtggtgacccactagatgtgtttgatattgttgctgaagatgatgatacaaagggtaaccaactttatcaatggattagacctcttcatttagatgatgatgaaggcaacccagctcttagagttgctgaagaagcacgtaatgaagggataaatgtagaaagagtattagcggaggaggtgggatctagcagtgctgactctttggaagaacttttgcgcccaagaccaagaaacactggaattccaccttcttccaatcctacacaaccacaacatcgtgctgatactaatgatagctctagtacaagatcaagAGAAGACTCActtaccaccggaggtgggaatgatgaaggatatagtggagctggatgtagtggtggtggatatggaaactatgttgAACCACCTTTCAgatttatgagccccttcactggtgaggcaaacttcacgtatgcaacacaggatgaggaccatggcagtatgcgggcaggaccaggaattggtgccatacgGAAGGACTATACTtgtagagaaagaggcaaggggattttgtcaagtcaagaagatgactcgttatctataacTTTGGACTttgttggattgggaagtagtaactatggttatactcataaccaaccatttccctacccttcatatccgattcctgttgggatggaatcgagtgactcatggaaacaatccgagactcaatcttcaaatgattttgcttatggacaaggtcaaccaatctcggatccatatgggtggtatgttaacaattacatgcaaaactattttggggatttatcatttgataactactcttcacaatacactcactctacacatagagatgatgaagatagtgaaaaatttgaacctcataggaactctatgtggtactaa
- the LOC103437151 gene encoding uncharacterized protein, with product MSPSLITLNTKSWSQNNKTMKPQVSVFGDETETSPGSGDNKVQTWSSQYYRNEPVVVGAQEHSALNEQKGTASRIGEETLLLPVRSLKQHVPENWDTIESVKESSGDSGSLSRSNWRSGSKRFSSKSNKAKGGDFGGLDHQELEEKLNESVVLPSPIPWRSRSGRLDVKEEVDNNTPPMEESVFSRQESWGSRSQGSRSSRLNSISSSPKVSPSPSLSSPKKSSPSPALSSSESQTKNAEDLGRKKSLYKSSPPPPPLPPTMFYKSSSTRLIKDGVSYEKDLRRSFSSGTNNMNKSNGEFVTGRVNSGIETKQRSYVDGLSMSKSIRTTRAGESAAGAWKVMEKSSKEVETSLVEKVVRKKEGFDETSFRAEKMRPESFHNMSKFASFNEFSEAEKEQFLDKVGIESDEETENEDDGFDENLIWKDIREIPKTTPNNYVSVSGNVGDAGQDVDKKADEFIAKFREQIRLQRIDLIKRSSAQISKNLSR from the exons ATGAGCCCGAGTCTAATTACGCTAAACACCAAAAGTTGGTCTCAGAACAACAAAACTATGAAACCCCAA GTGTCAGTTTTTGGTGACGAGACTGAAACCTCACCTGGTTCTGGTGACAACAAGGTCCAAACATGGAGTAGCCAGTACTATCGTAACGAGCCGGTGGTGGTTGGGGCTCAGGAGCACTCTGCTCTTAATGAACAGAAAGGTACCGCTTCACGAATCGGTGAAGAAACACTGCTTTTGCCGGTCAGGAGCTTGAAACAACATGTTCCCGAAAACTGGGATACCATAGAGTCTGTTAAAGAATCTAGTGGGGATTCTGGCTCTCTAAGTAGGTCAAATTGGAGGTCTGGTTCTAAAAGGTTTTCGAGCAAATCGAACAAGGCTAAAGGCGGAGATTTTGGAGGGTTGGATCATCAAGAATTGGAGGAGAAGTTGAACGAAAGTGTTGTGCTTCCTTCTCCAATTCCATGGAGATCGAGGTCAGGAAGATTGGATGTGAAGGAGGAAGTTGATAATAATACTCCTCCAATGGAGGAATCTGTGTTTAGCCGCCAAGAGTCATGGGGTTCGAGGTCCCAAGGTTCTCGTTCTTCTAGATTAAATTCCATTTCTTCATCCCCAAAGGTGTCTCCTTCGCCATCACTTTCATCTCCAAAGAAGTCTTCTCCTTCACCTGCATTGTCATCATCAGAATCTCAAACAAAGAATGCAGAGGATTTGGGGAGGAAGAAGAGCTTGTACAAATCTTCACCTCCCCCACCTCCGCTGCCTCCAACAATGTTTTACAAATCATCATCAACGAGGCTGATCAAAGATGGGGTTTCATATGAGAAGGATTTGAGGAGAAGTTTCAGTAGTGGAACAAACAACATGAATAAGAGCAATGGAGAATTTGTGACCGGCAGAGTGAATTCAGGGATCGAAACCAAGCAAAGAAGCTACGTTGATGGTTTATCGATGAGTAAATCAATTCGAACAACCAGAGCTGGTGAGAGCGCGGCAGGGGCTTGGAAGGTAATGGAGAAAAGCTCAAAGGAAGTTGAAACAAGTTTGGTGGAGAAAGTGGTACGAAAGAAAGAAGGGTTTGATGAAACTTCTTTCAGGGCTGAGAAAATGCGACCTGAAAGTTTCCACAACATGTCAAAGTTTGCTTCTTTCAATGAATTTTCGGAGGCAGAGAAAGAACAGTTTCTCGACAAGGTGGGTATTGAATCGGATGAAGAAACTGAAAACGAAGATGATGGCTTTGACGAAAACTTGATCTGGAAAGACATTAGGGAGATCCCAAAGACAACTCCAAACAATTATGTGTCTGTTTCAGGCAATGTGGGTGATGCAGGGCAAGATGTGGATAAGAAGGCTGATGAGTTCATAGCGAAATTCAGGGAGCAAATTAGGCTTCAGAGAATAGATTTGATCAAGAGATCGAGTGCTCAGATTAGTAAAAACTTATCAAGGTAA